In a genomic window of Amycolatopsis japonica:
- a CDS encoding ArsR/SmtB family transcription factor, translating to MPTPRRAATEAEIAAMASGIRLRIIRLTYSEALTNKELAERLDRDPATTLHHVRKLVDTGFLEALPPRRGTRGAKEIPYRSTGLSWHLDSRDRGIDQAIFEAYLAEIADVGFDEVQQTRLVVQVPDEQITEFETRLMELVDDFMSRPVDPEAKRTAIYLSKYPSR from the coding sequence GTGCCCACTCCACGACGCGCCGCCACCGAGGCAGAGATCGCCGCGATGGCCTCCGGAATAAGGCTGCGCATCATCCGGTTGACCTACTCCGAGGCGCTGACCAACAAGGAGCTCGCCGAACGGCTCGATCGCGATCCGGCGACGACGCTGCACCACGTGCGCAAGCTCGTCGACACCGGCTTCCTCGAAGCGCTTCCGCCACGACGCGGCACGCGCGGTGCGAAAGAAATTCCGTATCGCTCGACCGGGTTGTCATGGCATCTTGATTCCCGCGACAGGGGGATCGATCAGGCGATCTTCGAGGCTTATCTGGCCGAGATCGCCGACGTGGGATTCGACGAGGTGCAGCAGACGCGCCTGGTCGTCCAGGTGCCGGACGAGCAGATCACCGAGTTCGAAACACGGCTGATGGAACTCGTCGACGACTTCATGTCCCGGCCGGTCGACCCGGAAGCGAAACGCACGGCCATCTACCTGTCGAAGTATCCCAGCAGGTAA
- the lexA gene encoding transcriptional repressor LexA, with the protein MAKESKAGNAPRGSGKVRALPEVYEVDETLTVRQQQVLDVIKLWVSRFGYPPSVREIGEAVGLTSTSSVSHQLQALQRKGYLRRDPNRPRAVGVLATTDDNPMGIDVEQPQSAAKAAYVPLVGRIAAGGPVLAEQAIEDVFPLPREIVGEGELFLLSVTGDSMVDAAITDGDWVVVRQQPTADPGEIVAAMIDGEATVKTFKRKDGHIWLMPHNEAYEPIPGDDATILGKVVAVLRRL; encoded by the coding sequence GTGGCTAAGGAGAGCAAGGCGGGGAACGCGCCTAGGGGCTCGGGCAAGGTGCGCGCCTTGCCCGAGGTCTACGAGGTGGACGAGACCCTGACCGTGCGGCAGCAGCAGGTGCTCGACGTGATCAAACTGTGGGTGAGCCGGTTCGGCTACCCGCCGAGTGTGCGTGAGATCGGCGAGGCGGTCGGGCTGACCTCCACCTCGTCGGTGTCGCACCAGTTGCAGGCCCTGCAGCGCAAGGGTTATCTGCGACGCGACCCGAACCGCCCGCGTGCGGTGGGTGTACTCGCCACGACGGACGACAACCCGATGGGCATCGACGTCGAGCAGCCGCAGTCGGCCGCGAAGGCCGCGTACGTGCCGCTCGTCGGCCGGATCGCGGCCGGTGGTCCGGTGCTGGCGGAGCAGGCGATCGAAGACGTCTTCCCGTTGCCGAGGGAGATCGTCGGCGAGGGCGAGCTGTTCCTGCTCAGCGTCACCGGCGACTCGATGGTCGACGCCGCCATCACCGATGGCGACTGGGTCGTCGTGCGCCAGCAGCCCACGGCGGACCCGGGCGAGATCGTGGCGGCGATGATCGACGGCGAAGCGACGGTCAAGACGTTCAAGCGCAAGGACGGCCACATCTGGCTGATGCCGCACAACGAGGCGTACGAGCCCATCCCGGGTGACGACGCCACGATCCTCGGCAAGGTCGTCGCCGTTCTTCGCAGGCTGTAG
- a CDS encoding DUF349 domain-containing protein, with protein sequence MAQENTSTGTPAPHPVPHALGGGHPAPPVPPAEPSPSAWGRVDEEGTVYVTTADGERAVGVWQAGSPDEGLLHYARRFDDLRTEVELLETRLESGAGDPKHALATATQLRDGLAEAAVVGDIAALNGRIEQVIAHAEKALASAKQEREEARAAAVVRKQALADEAEKLAAESTQWKAAGDRLRAILDEWKTVKGVDRKTDDELWKRFSKAREAFNRRRGSHFAELDKQRAGAKHRKEELIAEAESLSESSDWGETAGRYKDLMTEWKAAGRAPKDSDEALWQRFRAAQDKFFARRSAVFSERDAEFATNAQQKEELLVEAEKIDPAANLEAAKQHMRRIQDQWDEIGKVPRERIRELDGRLKAVQDAIKSAEDSKWRRTDPEAQARAAQFRERVEQFESQAAKARAAGDERRAKKADEQAAQWREWLEAAEAAIADR encoded by the coding sequence ATGGCCCAGGAGAACACGTCCACCGGTACCCCGGCACCGCACCCGGTACCGCACGCGCTCGGTGGCGGGCATCCCGCACCCCCCGTGCCGCCCGCCGAGCCCAGCCCGTCCGCTTGGGGCAGGGTCGACGAAGAAGGAACGGTCTACGTCACCACGGCCGACGGCGAGCGCGCGGTCGGTGTCTGGCAGGCCGGGAGCCCGGACGAGGGTCTGCTCCACTACGCGCGCCGCTTCGACGACCTGCGCACCGAGGTCGAGCTGCTGGAGACCCGGCTGGAGTCCGGCGCCGGCGACCCCAAGCACGCGCTGGCGACGGCGACACAGCTGCGTGACGGCCTCGCCGAAGCCGCCGTCGTCGGCGACATCGCCGCGCTGAACGGCCGCATCGAGCAGGTCATCGCCCACGCCGAGAAGGCGCTGGCCTCCGCCAAGCAGGAGCGCGAGGAGGCCCGCGCGGCCGCCGTCGTCCGCAAGCAGGCCCTCGCCGACGAGGCCGAGAAGCTCGCCGCCGAGTCGACGCAGTGGAAGGCCGCGGGCGACCGGCTGCGCGCGATCCTGGACGAGTGGAAGACCGTCAAGGGCGTCGACCGCAAGACCGACGACGAGCTGTGGAAGCGGTTCTCCAAGGCCCGTGAGGCGTTCAACCGCCGCCGTGGCTCGCATTTCGCCGAGCTCGACAAGCAGCGCGCGGGAGCCAAGCACCGCAAGGAAGAGCTGATCGCCGAGGCCGAATCGCTCTCGGAGTCGTCGGACTGGGGCGAGACGGCGGGTCGCTACAAGGACCTGATGACCGAGTGGAAGGCCGCCGGCCGCGCCCCCAAGGACAGCGACGAGGCGCTCTGGCAGCGGTTCCGCGCCGCGCAGGACAAGTTCTTCGCCCGGCGGTCCGCGGTGTTCTCCGAGCGGGACGCCGAGTTCGCGACCAACGCGCAGCAGAAGGAAGAGCTCCTCGTCGAGGCCGAGAAGATCGACCCCGCCGCGAACCTGGAGGCGGCGAAGCAGCACATGCGCCGCATCCAGGACCAGTGGGACGAGATCGGCAAGGTCCCGCGCGAGCGCATCCGTGAGCTGGACGGGCGCCTGAAGGCCGTGCAGGACGCGATCAAGTCGGCCGAGGACAGCAAGTGGCGGCGGACCGACCCGGAGGCGCAGGCCAGGGCGGCGCAGTTCCGCGAGCGGGTCGAGCAGTTCGAGTCGCAGGCGGCGAAGGCCCGTGCGGCGGGCGACGAGCGGCGCGCGAAGAAGGCGGACGAGCAGGCCGCGCAGTGGCGTGAGTGGCTCGAGGCGGCGGAAGCGGCCATCGCGGACCGGTAG
- a CDS encoding class III extradiol dioxygenase subunit B-like domain-containing protein, which produces MIRRVAVLPQPPLLIPELAAGAADECAELREACLAAARRLTSASPDWVVIGAATGAPEVPEHASGSFRGFGVDLGVSLSRVTAPETELPLPALVAGWLREQGGASSVRVHLVDPATPFDQCEQFARAVGDHPAVLVLGDGSSRHGPRSPGGEDARAEGFDAGVRDALAKADTGALAALDPALAAELGAGGRAPWQVLAGLADGDWTAEVLYSAAPFGVGYHVAVWEHA; this is translated from the coding sequence GTGATCCGCCGTGTCGCCGTGCTCCCGCAACCCCCGCTGCTCATCCCCGAACTGGCCGCCGGAGCGGCGGACGAGTGCGCCGAGCTGCGCGAAGCCTGCCTCGCCGCGGCGAGGCGCCTGACCAGTGCTTCGCCGGACTGGGTCGTCATCGGCGCGGCCACCGGCGCCCCCGAGGTGCCGGAACACGCGAGCGGGTCGTTCCGCGGTTTCGGCGTCGACCTCGGAGTCTCACTCAGCCGGGTGACGGCCCCCGAAACCGAGCTGCCGTTGCCCGCGCTCGTCGCCGGCTGGCTTCGCGAGCAGGGCGGCGCGTCATCGGTCCGCGTCCATCTCGTGGATCCCGCCACCCCCTTCGACCAGTGCGAACAGTTCGCCCGCGCGGTGGGCGACCACCCCGCCGTGCTCGTGCTCGGCGACGGTTCGAGCAGGCACGGCCCCCGTTCCCCCGGAGGTGAGGACGCGCGCGCCGAGGGTTTCGACGCCGGGGTCCGCGACGCCCTGGCCAAGGCCGACACGGGAGCACTGGCCGCGCTCGACCCCGCCTTGGCCGCCGAACTCGGGGCCGGTGGCCGCGCGCCCTGGCAGGTCCTCGCCGGTCTGGCGGACGGGGACTGGACCGCCGAGGTCCTCTACTCGGCCGCGCCGTTCGGCGTCGGCTATCACGTCGCGGTCTGGGAGCACGCGTGA
- the hflX gene encoding GTPase HflX gives MTELTHNDLNDMDPSTGELELEDRASLRRVAGLSTELADVTEVEYRQLRLERVVLVGVWTEGSALQSEASLAELARLAETAGSEVLEGLVQRRIRPDPATYIGSGKVKELRDIVMATGADTVICDGELSPGQLRQLEEKVKVKVIDRTALILDIFAQHARSKEGKAQVELAQLQYLIPRLRGWGAALSRQAGGRAGGANGGVGLRGPGETKLETDRRRINKRVAKLRREIAAMDTIRETKRGRRVANEVPSVAIVGYTNAGKSSLLNALTGAGVLVEDALFATLDPTTRRAQTPDGRTYTLTDTVGFVRHLPHQLVDAFRSTLEEAASADLLVHVVDGADPTPEEQVNAVREVLAEITKRRSEPLPPELLVINKADAADEVSLARLRHQLAGSVQVSARTGTGITELAEVIAERLPRPEVVVEVLIPYSRGELVSRAHADGEVLEEEHVETGTRLVVRGRPELAAALSDFQTNGSAL, from the coding sequence ATGACGGAACTGACACACAACGATCTGAACGACATGGACCCTTCGACCGGCGAACTGGAGCTCGAGGACCGCGCCTCGCTCCGCCGGGTAGCGGGCCTGTCCACCGAACTCGCGGATGTCACCGAGGTCGAATACCGGCAGTTGCGCCTGGAGCGCGTCGTTCTGGTCGGTGTGTGGACCGAGGGCAGCGCCCTCCAGTCCGAGGCCTCGCTCGCCGAACTCGCGCGGCTCGCCGAAACGGCGGGCTCCGAGGTGCTGGAAGGCCTGGTGCAGCGGCGGATCCGCCCGGATCCCGCCACCTACATCGGCTCGGGCAAGGTCAAGGAACTGCGGGACATCGTGATGGCCACCGGTGCCGACACGGTGATCTGCGACGGTGAGCTCTCGCCCGGCCAGCTGCGTCAGCTGGAGGAGAAGGTCAAGGTGAAGGTCATCGACCGCACCGCCCTGATCCTCGACATCTTCGCGCAGCACGCCCGCTCCAAGGAGGGCAAGGCGCAGGTCGAGCTGGCCCAGCTGCAGTACCTGATCCCGCGGCTTCGCGGGTGGGGTGCGGCGCTGTCCCGGCAGGCCGGTGGCCGCGCGGGTGGCGCCAACGGTGGTGTGGGTCTGCGTGGTCCCGGTGAGACGAAGCTCGAAACCGACCGCCGCCGGATCAACAAGCGCGTGGCCAAGCTGCGTCGCGAGATCGCCGCGATGGACACCATCCGCGAGACCAAACGCGGTCGCCGGGTGGCCAACGAGGTGCCGAGCGTCGCGATCGTTGGCTACACCAACGCCGGCAAGTCGAGCCTGCTCAACGCGCTGACCGGCGCCGGGGTGCTCGTCGAGGACGCGCTGTTCGCCACGCTGGATCCGACGACCCGGCGGGCGCAGACCCCCGACGGCCGCACCTACACGCTGACCGACACCGTCGGTTTCGTCCGGCACCTGCCGCACCAGCTGGTGGACGCGTTCCGGTCGACGCTGGAGGAGGCGGCGAGCGCCGACCTGCTCGTGCACGTCGTCGACGGCGCCGACCCGACGCCGGAGGAGCAGGTCAACGCGGTGCGCGAAGTGCTCGCCGAGATCACGAAGCGCCGTTCCGAGCCGCTCCCGCCGGAGCTGCTGGTGATCAACAAGGCCGACGCCGCCGACGAGGTGTCGCTGGCCCGGTTGCGGCACCAGCTGGCCGGTTCGGTGCAGGTGTCGGCGCGGACCGGCACCGGGATCACGGAGCTGGCCGAGGTGATCGCGGAGCGGCTGCCGAGGCCGGAGGTCGTGGTCGAGGTGCTGATCCCGTACTCGCGGGGCGAGCTCGTCTCCCGTGCCCACGCCGACGGCGAGGTGCTGGAGGAAGAGCACGTCGAGACCGGTACCCGGCTGGTCGTCCGCGGCAGGCCCGAGCTGGCCGCGGCGCTGAGCGACTTCCAGACGAACGGCTCGGCTCTGTAG
- a CDS encoding SdiA-regulated/phytase-like domain-containing protein, whose amino-acid sequence MRGIVAATVVLAAFIGGTAPALAQEVPAPQPVCKNSDSRLSELSGLVSDGEHLYALNDGGTKTQVFVLGRDCKVQKVISAPTDPYDPEDLARTADGTFWLSDTGDNRKRRDTVALISLTPQGKATLHRLTYPDGQHDVEALIMDRSGTPYLITKDVFGDAKVYRPTGPLASPGPTPLESVGSLQIKETSTPGGPVGSIGSMTVTGAASMADGSVVALRTYTDAYLYAVTDGDLKSALQREPVRVPLPNEKQGEAIAFDPDGTLLSGGEGVGEQIRAVKGAAALAVDAAKSEGSTSGGTSAAGGTGQGSDFPYVQVGIAAVVVIGGLLLVGRLRKRRA is encoded by the coding sequence GTGCGGGGGATTGTCGCGGCGACGGTCGTGCTGGCGGCGTTCATCGGCGGGACGGCTCCCGCCCTGGCGCAGGAGGTGCCGGCGCCGCAGCCGGTGTGCAAGAACAGCGACTCCCGGCTCAGCGAGCTTTCCGGGCTGGTTTCCGACGGCGAGCACCTGTACGCCCTCAACGACGGCGGGACCAAGACGCAGGTCTTCGTCCTCGGCCGCGACTGCAAGGTCCAGAAGGTCATTTCGGCGCCCACGGACCCGTACGACCCCGAAGACCTCGCCCGTACCGCGGACGGCACCTTCTGGCTTTCCGATACCGGTGACAACCGCAAGCGGCGGGACACGGTCGCGCTGATCTCGCTGACGCCGCAAGGCAAAGCGACGCTGCACCGGCTCACGTACCCCGACGGGCAGCACGACGTCGAGGCGCTGATCATGGACCGCTCCGGCACGCCGTACCTGATCACCAAAGACGTCTTCGGCGACGCGAAGGTGTACCGGCCGACGGGGCCGCTCGCCAGCCCCGGGCCAACCCCGCTGGAGAGCGTGGGGTCACTGCAGATCAAGGAGACCTCGACACCCGGCGGACCCGTCGGGTCGATCGGTTCGATGACCGTCACCGGCGCGGCGTCGATGGCCGACGGCTCGGTGGTCGCGTTGCGCACCTACACCGACGCCTATCTCTACGCCGTCACCGACGGAGACCTCAAGAGCGCGCTGCAGCGCGAGCCCGTGCGGGTACCCCTGCCGAACGAGAAGCAGGGGGAGGCGATCGCCTTCGATCCGGACGGGACGCTGCTGTCCGGCGGGGAGGGCGTCGGCGAGCAGATCCGGGCGGTGAAGGGCGCGGCGGCACTCGCCGTGGACGCGGCGAAATCCGAGGGCAGCACGTCGGGCGGGACCTCCGCGGCCGGTGGCACGGGCCAGGGGTCCGACTTCCCGTACGTGCAGGTCGGTATCGCCGCGGTCGTCGTGATCGGCGGCCTTCTCCTGGTCGGCAGGCTGCGCAAGCGGCGTGCTTGA
- a CDS encoding Rv2732c family membrane protein, whose translation MTEPKIDELAAEIDEVGERAAKTIELGRRGFSIAVLVFVLLIAQLLPWVGEHAGWEVLLGRGGGIPQLFAATSTGIGVFVGAVALVTRRWWLAWVCAAGGWFASVDGMLAIWSQQSSHATGAAGGGPGFGLIVAWIATVALAIYWMRAAFSRS comes from the coding sequence GTGACCGAACCGAAGATCGACGAACTCGCCGCCGAGATCGACGAGGTCGGTGAGCGCGCGGCCAAGACGATCGAGCTGGGCAGGCGCGGGTTCTCCATCGCCGTGCTGGTGTTCGTGCTGCTGATCGCTCAGCTGCTGCCCTGGGTCGGCGAGCACGCCGGCTGGGAGGTGCTGCTCGGCAGGGGCGGCGGGATCCCGCAGCTGTTCGCCGCGACCTCCACCGGGATCGGGGTCTTCGTCGGCGCCGTCGCACTGGTGACCCGGCGCTGGTGGCTGGCCTGGGTCTGCGCCGCGGGCGGCTGGTTCGCCTCCGTCGACGGGATGCTCGCGATCTGGTCCCAGCAGTCCTCGCACGCGACCGGCGCGGCCGGTGGCGGTCCGGGCTTCGGGCTGATCGTCGCCTGGATCGCCACCGTCGCGCTGGCCATCTACTGGATGCGTGCGGCCTTCTCCCGCAGCTAG
- the miaA gene encoding tRNA (adenosine(37)-N6)-dimethylallyltransferase MiaA, with product MIRPVAVVGPTATGKTALAVELALTLGGEVVNADALQLYRGMDIGTAKATVEERRGVPHHLLDVLDVTETASVAAYQRDARQRVEELLDAGRVPILTGGSGLYVQAVLDDLKFPGTDPDVRARLTAETDEIGVAAMHARLTELDPVAATAILPTNGRRIVRALEVIEITGEPFSANLPKPGPARYDTVLIGIDREPAELDTRVDRRVELMFEGGLVDEVRTLLGQGLRDGLTASRALGYQQVIAALDGDGDFPAASAATAQATRRFVRRQRSWFRRDKRIRWFDGGSERLAERVLEAVAQ from the coding sequence GTGATCCGGCCGGTCGCGGTCGTCGGGCCCACGGCGACCGGGAAGACCGCGCTGGCGGTCGAACTCGCCCTCACCCTCGGGGGTGAGGTGGTCAACGCGGACGCGTTGCAGCTCTATCGAGGGATGGACATCGGGACGGCCAAGGCGACCGTCGAGGAGCGGCGAGGCGTGCCGCATCACCTGCTCGACGTCCTCGACGTCACCGAGACCGCCTCCGTCGCCGCGTACCAGCGCGATGCGCGTCAGCGCGTCGAGGAACTCCTCGACGCCGGTCGCGTGCCGATCCTCACCGGCGGGTCCGGTCTGTACGTCCAAGCCGTGCTCGACGACCTCAAGTTCCCTGGCACCGATCCGGACGTGCGCGCCCGGCTGACCGCCGAGACCGACGAAATCGGCGTCGCCGCGATGCACGCCCGGCTCACGGAACTGGACCCCGTCGCCGCCACGGCCATCCTGCCGACCAACGGCCGCCGGATCGTGCGCGCGCTGGAGGTCATCGAGATCACCGGAGAACCTTTCTCGGCGAACCTGCCGAAACCGGGGCCCGCGCGCTACGACACCGTCCTGATCGGCATCGACCGTGAACCAGCGGAACTCGACACCCGCGTCGACCGCCGCGTGGAGCTCATGTTCGAAGGCGGACTCGTCGACGAGGTCCGGACGTTGCTGGGCCAAGGACTCCGTGACGGGCTCACCGCATCGAGGGCGCTGGGCTACCAACAGGTGATCGCCGCGCTCGACGGCGACGGCGACTTCCCGGCGGCCTCGGCGGCCACCGCACAGGCCACCCGGAGGTTCGTGCGGAGACAACGTTCCTGGTTCCGGCGGGACAAGCGCATCCGGTGGTTCGACGGCGGTTCGGAGCGGCTGGCCGAGCGCGTCCTCGAAGCGGTGGCCCAGTAA
- the dapF gene encoding diaminopimelate epimerase, translating into MGGIEFLKGHGTQNDFVLLPDPDGRLELTEARVAALCDRQRGLGADGVLRIVRSAALGVEAEGSAGEWFMDYRNADGSIAEMCGNGVRVFVRHLVDSGLVSEREFVIGTRAGDRPVRMHADGSVTVQMGPAAITGTSVTVVAGKPFSGVAVNVGNPHLVSVVDDDVDVLDLRDQPDFDSDVFPDGVNLEFINLLGDDALKMRVHERGVGETRSCGTGTVAAVAAALHLAGTDAGEATVDIPGGRVVVEIRRGGSTLTGPAEIVARGELDEAWWAGLG; encoded by the coding sequence ATGGGCGGCATCGAATTCCTCAAGGGACACGGCACACAGAACGATTTCGTGCTGCTTCCCGACCCCGACGGCCGCCTCGAGCTGACCGAAGCGCGGGTGGCCGCGTTGTGCGACCGTCAGCGTGGTCTCGGTGCCGACGGCGTGCTGCGTATCGTGCGCTCGGCGGCGCTGGGCGTGGAGGCTGAAGGTTCGGCGGGCGAATGGTTCATGGACTACCGCAACGCCGACGGATCCATCGCGGAGATGTGCGGGAACGGCGTCCGGGTCTTCGTCCGTCACCTCGTCGATTCCGGGCTCGTTTCCGAACGCGAGTTCGTCATCGGCACCCGCGCCGGCGACCGGCCGGTGCGGATGCACGCCGACGGCTCGGTGACCGTGCAGATGGGACCGGCGGCGATCACCGGCACCTCGGTCACCGTGGTCGCGGGCAAGCCGTTCTCCGGGGTGGCGGTGAACGTCGGCAACCCGCACCTGGTGTCGGTCGTCGACGACGACGTCGACGTGCTCGATCTGCGCGACCAGCCCGATTTCGACTCCGACGTGTTCCCCGACGGCGTGAACCTCGAGTTCATCAACCTGCTGGGCGACGACGCGCTGAAGATGCGCGTCCACGAACGAGGCGTCGGCGAGACGCGGTCCTGCGGCACCGGCACGGTCGCCGCGGTCGCCGCCGCCCTGCACCTCGCGGGCACCGACGCCGGTGAGGCGACCGTCGACATCCCCGGCGGCCGCGTGGTGGTCGAGATCCGCCGCGGCGGGTCCACGCTGACCGGCCCGGCGGAGATCGTCGCCCGCGGGGAACTCGACGAAGCCTGGTGGGCGGGGCTCGGTTAG
- a CDS encoding MFS transporter translates to MRRDSLFFHADFRRLWAGDTASQVGAFAGHTVIPLLAATVLAATPFQMGLLTAAETIAFLIIGLPAGVWVDRMRRRVLMLRADFVRAALLFTVPLAWWAGVLSLTQLIVVATLVGVATVFFDVAYQSYLPSLVGREHLLEGNAKLQASQSVAFLTGPGIGGGLVQLAGAANAVLMTGVGFLTSALCLLRIRTVEEVPERNEGARLLPQIAEGLRFVFKDPALRSIVACTGTCNLFNGAFTAVQILFLNRTLGLPPAAVGIVLAIGGVGGIVGAVFAGRITARLGQARSIWLVPLLTWPLQLLIPLAEPGWMVALIPGALLFTGFGIIIYNVAQVSYRQAVCPDRLLGRMNASVRFIVWGMLPLGGLLGGALGETIGIRATVWFAIIGESAAVLWVVFSPIRKLRDLPKEPITVG, encoded by the coding sequence GTGCGCAGAGACTCCCTCTTCTTCCACGCGGACTTCCGGCGGCTCTGGGCGGGTGACACGGCCAGCCAGGTGGGTGCTTTCGCCGGTCACACCGTGATTCCCCTGCTCGCGGCCACCGTGCTGGCCGCGACACCGTTCCAGATGGGACTGCTGACCGCGGCCGAGACCATCGCGTTCCTGATCATCGGGCTGCCGGCCGGGGTGTGGGTCGACCGGATGCGCCGCCGGGTCTTGATGCTGCGAGCCGACTTCGTCCGCGCGGCGCTGCTGTTCACCGTTCCGCTCGCCTGGTGGGCGGGAGTCCTGTCGCTGACACAGCTCATCGTGGTCGCCACGCTCGTCGGGGTCGCGACGGTGTTCTTCGACGTCGCCTACCAGTCGTATCTGCCGTCGCTGGTCGGCCGCGAGCATCTCCTCGAGGGCAACGCGAAACTCCAGGCGAGCCAGTCGGTCGCGTTCCTGACCGGCCCGGGCATCGGCGGTGGGCTCGTGCAGCTGGCGGGCGCGGCCAACGCCGTGCTGATGACCGGTGTGGGTTTCCTGACCTCGGCGCTGTGCCTGCTGCGGATCCGCACCGTCGAAGAGGTGCCCGAGCGAAACGAGGGTGCGAGGCTGCTCCCCCAGATCGCTGAGGGACTGCGATTTGTATTCAAAGACCCCGCACTACGTTCGATCGTCGCCTGTACCGGGACGTGCAACCTGTTCAACGGCGCCTTCACCGCTGTGCAGATCCTGTTCTTGAACCGGACGCTGGGGCTGCCGCCGGCGGCGGTCGGCATCGTTCTCGCGATCGGTGGTGTGGGTGGGATCGTCGGCGCTGTCTTCGCGGGCAGGATCACGGCGCGGCTCGGGCAGGCGCGATCGATTTGGCTGGTACCGCTGCTGACCTGGCCGCTGCAACTGCTCATCCCGCTGGCGGAGCCCGGTTGGATGGTCGCGCTGATCCCCGGCGCGCTGCTCTTCACGGGCTTCGGGATCATCATCTACAACGTCGCGCAGGTGTCCTACCGGCAGGCCGTCTGTCCGGACAGGCTGCTCGGCCGCATGAACGCGAGCGTGCGGTTCATCGTTTGGGGCATGCTGCCGCTGGGCGGCCTGCTCGGCGGCGCACTCGGTGAGACGATCGGGATCCGCGCCACAGTGTGGTTCGCGATAATCGGCGAGTCGGCCGCGGTGCTGTGGGTGGTCTTCTCCCCGATCCGGAAGCTTCGCGACCTTCCCAAGGAGCCGATCACGGTCGGCTAA
- a CDS encoding LysM peptidoglycan-binding domain-containing protein — MSILADRGLVRPSSPGPVPAGATRPVRVGRGRRAEPLRPPTRARVVAGRRPGVATVAPACPAPRRLPLRWPSLVGMALLVAGIITGSGLFLAGVPGAAVPEQTTTVSVSAGETLTEIAARFAPGSDTGAVVAKIKELNSLENAVLVPGLPLTVPVAAEVAEGGR, encoded by the coding sequence ATGTCGATTCTGGCCGATCGAGGACTGGTGCGGCCCAGTTCCCCCGGGCCCGTTCCGGCAGGGGCGACCCGGCCCGTGCGGGTGGGGCGGGGCAGGCGTGCCGAGCCCTTGCGTCCGCCGACCAGGGCGCGGGTCGTGGCGGGCCGCCGCCCCGGCGTCGCCACCGTCGCCCCGGCGTGCCCGGCGCCGCGGCGGCTCCCGCTCAGGTGGCCGTCGCTCGTCGGGATGGCCTTGCTCGTCGCCGGGATCATCACCGGATCGGGTCTGTTCTTGGCCGGTGTTCCCGGCGCCGCGGTGCCCGAACAGACCACCACGGTGTCCGTTTCCGCGGGCGAGACGCTGACGGAGATCGCGGCGCGATTCGCGCCAGGCAGTGACACCGGCGCGGTCGTCGCCAAGATCAAGGAGCTCAACTCCCTGGAAAACGCCGTCCTCGTGCCCGGGCTGCCGCTCACGGTCCCCGTCGCGGCCGAGGTCGCGGAAGGCGGGAGGTGA